GAGGTGGGGCATCTCTCCTTGGCGCGCGTCCGCCCCGGACGTGTGTCCTTTCGTTGACAACGCTGCGTCCAAGCGCCTATACTTTGGCAAATTTCGCGGCTACTTGCCGCGCGTGGACCCACAGCGAACATCAATCCGTCCGGGGCAAACCCGGAAGGAGCGATCCATGGACCTGATGCTGCTGCTCCTCCCCCTGGTGGCGATTCTCGCCTTCCTGGTCGGATATCTCGGGCAGAAGATCACCACCGTTCGTACCATCGGCGACGCCGAGACCCGCGCGCGGCGCATCGTCGAGGAAGCCAAGACGAAGGTCGACCAGGCTGCGCGCGAGACCGAGGCCAAGGCCCGCGAGGCCGAGGCCAAGATCCGCAATGCCGAGCTCGAGGCCAAGGAGATGGCCCTGCGCGCCCGGGCCGAGCTCGAGCAGGAGAGCCGCGCCCGCCAGAAGGATATGCAGGACATCGAGCGGCGGGTCGCCCAGCAGGAGGAACAGGTCACCCGCCGCCTGGACCAGCTCGACCGGCGCGACCAGGATTTTCACCAGCGCGAAAAGGGCCTGGGGGACCGCGAGCGCCGGCTGACCGAGACCGAGGCCCGCCTCACCAACGCCCTCGACGAGCACAAGCGGAAGCTGGAGTCGATCGCCGGGCTGACCGCGGAGGAAGCGCGGCGGCAGCTCATGGCCCAGGTCGAGGTGGAGGCCCGCCGGGAGGCCCAGCTCCTCGGCATGCGGCTCGAGGAGGAGGCGCGCGAGGTCGCCCACGGCAAGGCCAAGGAGGTGCTCGCCACCACCATCCAGCGCCTCGCCCCCGACTATACGGTCGAGACGGCGGTGTCCATCGTGGACCTGCCCTCCGACGACATGAAGGGCCGCATCATCGGTCGCGAGGGGCGGAACATCCGGGCGCTCGAGCTCCACACCGGGGTGGACCTCATCGTGGACGACACGCCGGAGGCGGTGCTGATCTCCGCCTACGACCCCTACCGCCGCGAGATCGCGCGGCTGGCCCTCCAGAAGCTCATCGCGGACGGGCGCATCCATCCCGCGCGCATCGAGGAAGTGGTGGACAAGGTCAAGAAGGAGATGGAGGAGCACCTCAAGGAGGAGGGCGAAAAAGCCTGCTTCGAGGTGGGTGTGCACGGCCTCCATCCCGAGCTGATCAAGCTCGTCGGGCGCATGAAGTACCGCACCTCCTACGGCCAGAACTGCCTCCAGCACTCCAAGGAGGTGGCGTGGCTGGCCGGCATGATGGCGGCGGAGATCGGCGCCGACGTGAAGCTGGCCAAGCGCATGGGGCTGCTCCACGACATCGGCAAGGCCCTCACCCACGAGCAGGAAGGAAGCCACCCGGAGCTATCGCTCCAGGTCCTCACCAAGTACAGCGAGTCGCCGCAGGTGATCAACGCCGCCCTGTGCGGGCACGAGAACGTGGAGGCCGAGACCATCGAGGCGGTACTCACGGAGGCCGCCGACGGCATCTCGGCGGCCCGCCCGGGGGCGCGGCGCGACGTGCTCGAGAGCTACATCAAGCGGCTGGCCAAGCTGGAAGAGATCGCGATGTCCTACAAGGGCGTCGAGATGTGCTACGCGATCCAGGCGGGCCGCGAGCTGCGCATCATGACCAAGGCCGAGCAGATCTCCGACCTCGACGCGCATCAGCTCGCCAAGGACATCTCCAAGCGCATCGAGGCCGAGATGCAGTACCCCGGGCACATCAAGGTCGTGGTGATCCGCGAGACGCGCGCGGTCGAGGTGGCAAAGTAGCGATGGCCAAGCCGCTGACGATCCTGTGCGTGGGCGACCTCTTCGGCGAGCCCGGGCGGCGCGCCGCCGAGACCTTGGTGCCCAAGCTCCGCAAGCAGTACGAAGTCGATCTCGCCATCGTCAACGTGGAGAACGCGGCGGCGGGCTACGGCGTGACGCCCCAGATCGCGCGCTCGATGCTCGAGCACGGCGCCGACGTGATGACCACCGGCAACCACATCTGGGACCGCAAGGAGATCATCGAGTACATCGTCAAGGACAACCTCCTTCTCCGCCCCGCCAACTTCCCCGCCGGCACCCCCGGCGCGGGCTCGGTGGTGGTGAAGGTCGGGCCGCACAAGGTCGGCGTGCTGAACCTGATGGGCCGGGTGTTCTTCCCCCAGCAGCTCGACTGTCCGTTCCGCAAGGCCGACGAGGAGATCGCGCGGCTCCGCCAGGAGACGCCGATCATCGTGGTGGACGCGCACTGCGAGGCAACCTCCGAATCGCAGGCGCTCGGGTGGTATCTCGACGGGCAGGTGAGCGCGGTGGTGGGCACGCATCGCCACACCCAGACCGCGGACGAGCGCGTGCTGCCGAAAGGCACCGCGTTCATCACCGATCTCGGCATGACGGGGCCGGTCAACTCCGTGATCGGGGTGGACCCGGAGCTCGCCATCGCGCGCTTCCTCACCCAGATGCCCACGCGCTTCGAGCCGGCCAAGGGCCCGGCGGCCCTGCACGGCGCGGTGATCCGCGTCGATCCGGACACCGGCAAGGCGCTCGGCATCGAGCGCCTCCGCGTTCCCGCCCCCGCCTGATCCGCGCGGCGTGACTCTCGACGGGAAGGCCGTCGCGGCGAAGGTCCTGGCCGAGGTCAAGGCCGGGGCCGCCGCCTACCGGGAGCGCACGGGCGCGCCGCCCACGCTGGCGGTCATCCTCGTGGGCGAAGATCCCGCCTCGCAGCTCTACGTGCGCAGCAAGAAGCGCGACGCCGAGGAGGTGGGCATCGCCTCGCGCGACTTCCTCTTCCCCCAGGGCTGCACCCAGGCCGAGCTCCACGCGACGATCCAGCGCATCAACGCCGATCCCTCGATGCACGGGGTGCTGCTGCAGCTCCCGCTGCCGAAGGGCCTGGACGAGGATGCGGCCATCGCGACCATCGCCCCCGCGAAGGACGCCGACGGTCTTCACCCGGTGAGCCTGGGCAACCTGCTCGGGGGGAAGCCGACCCTGGTGCCCTGCACACCGGCCGGCTGCATCGAGATCCTCGACCACTACGGGATTCCCCTCGAGGGCGCGGAGGCGGTGGTGGTGGGGCGCTCGCGACTCGTGGGGAAGCCCCTCGCCCAGCTTCTCATCGGGCGCAACGCGACCGTGACGACCTGCCACACGCGGACCCGCGATCTCGCTGCCCACTGCCGGCGCGCCGACCTCCTCTGCGTGGCCGCGGGCCGCGCGCGTATGGTGACGGGCGACATGGTCAAGAACGGCGTGGTGGTGATCGACGTGGGCACCAACCGGCTCGACACCGGCAAGCTCGCCGGCGACGTGGACTTCGCCTCGGTAAGCCCGAAGGCCGGCGCGATCACGCCGGTGCCCGGCGGCGTGGGGCCGATGACGCGCGCCATGCTCATGCGCAACACGCTCCTCGCCGCCCAGCGCCAGGCCGGCCTCTCCCCCTCCTGACGTGGCTGAACGGGCGGTCCTCTCCGTCTCCGAGCTGACGGCTCGGATCAAGGAGCAGCTCGAGGTGGCCTTCCCCGCGGTGTGGGTGGAAGGCGAGATCAGCAATCTCCGCACGCCCGGCTCCGGCCACGCGTACTTCACCCTGAAGGACGAGACGGCCCAGCTACGCGCCGTGCTCTTCCGGAACCGGGGCCGGCGCATCCGCTTCGAGCCCGAGGACGGGATGAAGGTGCTGGCCTTCGGCGGCCTCGACCTCTACCCGCCGCGCGGCGAATACCAGTTAGTGGTCGAGCTCCTCGAGCCCAAGGGCGTGGGAGCCCTCCAGTACGCCTTCGAGCAGCTCAAGCGTCGGCTCGAGGCCGAGGGGCTCTTCGAGCAGGCGCGCAAGCGGCCGCTCCCTGCCTTCCCCCGCGTGATCGGCATCGTGACCTCGCCCACCGGCGCGGCCGTCCGCGACATGCTCCACATCATCGGGCGGCGCTTCGGTGACCTGCGCATCCTGATTGTGCCGGTGCGCGTGCAGGGGGAGGAAGCGCCGGGGGAGATCGTGGCCGCCCTCGCGACGCTCGCCGCGGTGGACGAGCTCGACGTGGTGATCGTGGGTCGCGGCGGCGGTTCCATCGAGGATCTCTGGGCCTTCAATGACGAGCGCGTGGCCCGTGCCATCGTGGCGTCGCGGGTGCCGGTGATCTCGGCGGTAGGTCACGAGACCGACTACACCATCGCCGACTTCGTGGCCGATCTCCGCGCGCCCACGCCGTCCGGCGCCGCCGAGCTGGTGGTGCGCGAGAAGCTCGCGGTGATGGAGATGCTGGTGGATCTGCACGACCGCCTGCGCCTGGCGATGGCCTCGCAGATGGCGCGCCGGCGCGAGCGGGTGGCCTCGCTCCTGCGGCGCCGCGTGCTCACCGAG
This window of the Candidatus Methylomirabilota bacterium genome carries:
- the xseA gene encoding exodeoxyribonuclease VII large subunit — its product is MAERAVLSVSELTARIKEQLEVAFPAVWVEGEISNLRTPGSGHAYFTLKDETAQLRAVLFRNRGRRIRFEPEDGMKVLAFGGLDLYPPRGEYQLVVELLEPKGVGALQYAFEQLKRRLEAEGLFEQARKRPLPAFPRVIGIVTSPTGAAVRDMLHIIGRRFGDLRILIVPVRVQGEEAPGEIVAALATLAAVDELDVVIVGRGGGSIEDLWAFNDERVARAIVASRVPVISAVGHETDYTIADFVADLRAPTPSGAAELVVREKLAVMEMLVDLHDRLRLAMASQMARRRERVASLLRRRVLTEPSRALREWTRRLDEAQAGLATAARAHQRMLRHRVELATNALSSQHPLARISHGAAVLAQLRGRLAASATHRAKHSRHRLAAAVGRLQSLSPLAVLGRGYSLTRLPSGAVVRTAASLRAGDTIEVLLAEGAVDAQVTDVKERDDRHQV
- the rny gene encoding ribonuclease Y gives rise to the protein MDLMLLLLPLVAILAFLVGYLGQKITTVRTIGDAETRARRIVEEAKTKVDQAARETEAKAREAEAKIRNAELEAKEMALRARAELEQESRARQKDMQDIERRVAQQEEQVTRRLDQLDRRDQDFHQREKGLGDRERRLTETEARLTNALDEHKRKLESIAGLTAEEARRQLMAQVEVEARREAQLLGMRLEEEAREVAHGKAKEVLATTIQRLAPDYTVETAVSIVDLPSDDMKGRIIGREGRNIRALELHTGVDLIVDDTPEAVLISAYDPYRREIARLALQKLIADGRIHPARIEEVVDKVKKEMEEHLKEEGEKACFEVGVHGLHPELIKLVGRMKYRTSYGQNCLQHSKEVAWLAGMMAAEIGADVKLAKRMGLLHDIGKALTHEQEGSHPELSLQVLTKYSESPQVINAALCGHENVEAETIEAVLTEAADGISAARPGARRDVLESYIKRLAKLEEIAMSYKGVEMCYAIQAGRELRIMTKAEQISDLDAHQLAKDISKRIEAEMQYPGHIKVVVIRETRAVEVAK
- the folD gene encoding bifunctional methylenetetrahydrofolate dehydrogenase/methenyltetrahydrofolate cyclohydrolase FolD, with the protein product MTLDGKAVAAKVLAEVKAGAAAYRERTGAPPTLAVILVGEDPASQLYVRSKKRDAEEVGIASRDFLFPQGCTQAELHATIQRINADPSMHGVLLQLPLPKGLDEDAAIATIAPAKDADGLHPVSLGNLLGGKPTLVPCTPAGCIEILDHYGIPLEGAEAVVVGRSRLVGKPLAQLLIGRNATVTTCHTRTRDLAAHCRRADLLCVAAGRARMVTGDMVKNGVVVIDVGTNRLDTGKLAGDVDFASVSPKAGAITPVPGGVGPMTRAMLMRNTLLAAQRQAGLSPS
- a CDS encoding TIGR00282 family metallophosphoesterase encodes the protein MAKPLTILCVGDLFGEPGRRAAETLVPKLRKQYEVDLAIVNVENAAAGYGVTPQIARSMLEHGADVMTTGNHIWDRKEIIEYIVKDNLLLRPANFPAGTPGAGSVVVKVGPHKVGVLNLMGRVFFPQQLDCPFRKADEEIARLRQETPIIVVDAHCEATSESQALGWYLDGQVSAVVGTHRHTQTADERVLPKGTAFITDLGMTGPVNSVIGVDPELAIARFLTQMPTRFEPAKGPAALHGAVIRVDPDTGKALGIERLRVPAPA